A window from Frischella perrara encodes these proteins:
- a CDS encoding ABC transporter ATP-binding protein — MLLNVKNVRKQYQRDKVFVAVDNVSFSLVHQDFACIMGRSGSGKTTLLNMIAGIITPTQGRVIIDNTDISVLADKQVSQFRNQTIGYVPQGNSLLTSLNAIENICLPYIFYDKGNQNLTDKENLMERAEQLMQQVGISYLSQLYPKQMSGGEMRRVAIVRSLICAPKLLLADEPTNDLDQESAEQIMQLLATINLEGTAILMVTHDLDVANYAKHQYKMEAGKLHLLS, encoded by the coding sequence ATGTTGCTAAATGTTAAGAATGTTCGTAAACAGTATCAACGTGACAAAGTCTTTGTTGCTGTTGATAACGTTTCATTTTCCTTAGTACATCAAGACTTTGCTTGTATTATGGGTCGATCTGGCAGTGGTAAAACAACATTATTAAATATGATTGCCGGAATTATCACACCAACTCAAGGTAGAGTAATAATAGATAATACTGATATATCAGTGTTAGCGGATAAACAGGTATCACAATTTCGGAATCAAACTATTGGATATGTTCCTCAAGGTAATAGTTTATTAACAAGTTTGAATGCGATAGAAAATATCTGTTTACCTTATATTTTTTATGACAAAGGCAATCAAAACTTGACTGATAAGGAAAATCTTATGGAGCGTGCAGAGCAACTCATGCAGCAAGTCGGTATCAGTTATTTGAGCCAATTGTATCCTAAACAAATGTCTGGTGGAGAAATGCGTCGTGTTGCTATAGTTAGATCATTGATCTGTGCACCCAAACTGCTATTAGCCGACGAACCAACAAATGATCTAGATCAAGAAAGTGCAGAGCAAATTATGCAGCTTTTAGCTACGATTAATCTAGAAGGCACAGCTATTTTAATGGTGACTCATGATCTGGATGTCGCAAATTATGCAAAGCACCAGTATAAAATGGAGGCAGGAAAACTGCATTTACTAAGTTAA
- a CDS encoding nitroreductase family protein, with amino-acid sequence MLRFSQRLSVILIVFLTFINAAHADIQLPTAQMENGIGLFDALKKRSSTPGGAFGIGKITDQELSTILWAASGLNRGEKGWTIPTASGQAPYVKIYVAGEKGVYLYQWQGHYLQQLSDEDIRGDIAFQNFTRRAAYQLIFVSDSQALKNFNDDVKANNFSQIAVGAMSQNIYLAAAALKLNVRYIHSIKPEIIEEELKLGDDKPIGMMLLSK; translated from the coding sequence ATGCTTAGGTTTTCCCAAAGGCTGTCCGTAATTCTTATCGTTTTTTTGACCTTTATTAATGCAGCTCATGCTGATATTCAACTACCCACTGCGCAAATGGAAAATGGAATAGGTCTTTTTGATGCTTTAAAAAAACGCTCATCTACTCCTGGTGGGGCTTTTGGCATAGGGAAAATAACAGATCAAGAACTTTCAACTATCTTATGGGCAGCAAGTGGTTTGAATCGTGGAGAAAAAGGGTGGACTATCCCCACAGCATCAGGTCAAGCTCCTTATGTTAAAATTTATGTAGCTGGTGAAAAGGGTGTTTATTTATACCAATGGCAAGGACACTATTTACAGCAATTAAGTGATGAAGATATTCGTGGTGATATTGCCTTCCAAAACTTTACTCGACGAGCAGCTTATCAACTTATTTTTGTAAGTGATAGTCAAGCCTTAAAAAATTTCAACGATGATGTAAAAGCAAATAATTTTAGTCAAATTGCAGTTGGTGCAATGAGTCAAAATATCTATTTAGCTGCTGCAGCATTAAAGTTAAATGTACGTTATATCCATTCTATAAAGCCCGAAATTATCGAAGAAGAACTTAAACTTGGTGATGATAAACCAATTGGCATGATGTTATTAAGTAAATAG
- a CDS encoding DUF2318 domain-containing protein, with protein MLQYLIKVTDNTFIPAVIAAFLISALRIMGSPIRKKVCLSFLLGCSIALVYAILKRNTGIAVREYYDLSLLCSWMIIIILTLFSIWIVYLKQKQPKAKSLWQCLANICLILLLSIDIALVMPNLFLYPFEFGVGMESIFNSDYLYKWLSFTLTILLMLFITIFIYRIAKQLSNCFVMSFISIALAIFTTQNFITIAQIMIVRRFISYQPWLMDLVIFVLSHVNFFIWVFIVLNLFLAIFLYIKGKTTPLVGQNPAQIRRIKANIRQDRRRVCMILAASAITAYTITRLRYIYDKGVEISPAEPISLDNNGLIVIPLIKVNDGNLHRFGYETRDGTIVRFIIIKKSENAYGVGLDACDICGASGYYQRGDQVVCSLCDVVMNIATIGFPGGCNPVPLKFKVIDGNIVIKPNYLEAEKNRFK; from the coding sequence ATGTTGCAATATCTGATTAAAGTTACTGATAATACTTTTATTCCAGCGGTTATAGCTGCATTCTTAATATCAGCATTGCGGATAATGGGAAGTCCAATAAGAAAAAAAGTTTGCTTAAGTTTTTTATTAGGATGTTCAATTGCGTTAGTCTACGCCATTTTAAAGCGTAATACAGGCATCGCTGTCCGAGAGTATTACGATTTATCGCTACTATGTTCATGGATGATAATAATAATACTAACCTTATTTTCTATTTGGATAGTTTATTTAAAACAAAAACAGCCAAAGGCTAAATCACTATGGCAATGTTTGGCAAATATTTGTTTGATCTTATTGCTATCAATAGATATTGCGTTAGTAATGCCTAACCTCTTCCTCTATCCATTTGAATTTGGGGTAGGGATGGAGTCTATCTTTAATTCCGATTATCTTTATAAATGGCTAAGTTTTACATTAACTATTTTATTGATGTTATTCATCACAATATTTATATATCGTATTGCCAAACAATTATCTAATTGTTTCGTGATGAGTTTTATTAGTATTGCTTTAGCTATTTTCACTACCCAGAATTTTATTACCATTGCACAAATCATGATTGTGCGACGTTTCATTTCATATCAACCATGGTTAATGGACTTAGTTATTTTTGTTTTAAGTCATGTTAACTTTTTTATCTGGGTATTTATTGTTTTAAATTTATTTTTAGCAATTTTCCTATATATAAAGGGTAAAACTACACCATTGGTAGGTCAAAATCCAGCACAAATCCGTCGTATTAAAGCTAATATTCGTCAAGATCGTCGTCGAGTATGTATGATTTTAGCGGCATCAGCGATTACAGCCTATACTATTACACGTCTTCGTTATATATACGATAAAGGAGTAGAAATATCGCCTGCTGAACCAATCTCATTAGATAATAATGGCTTAATTGTTATTCCATTAATCAAAGTTAATGATGGCAATTTACATCGGTTTGGTTATGAAACCCGCGATGGGACGATTGTGCGATTTATTATTATTAAAAAAAGTGAAAACGCTTACGGTGTGGGATTGGACGCGTGTGATATCTGTGGTGCGTCAGGCTATTATCAACGCGGTGATCAGGTTGTTTGCAGTTTATGTGATGTGGTAATGAATATTGCCACGATAGGTTTTCCGGGAGGTTGTAATCCAGTTCCATTAAAATTTAAAGTAATTGATGGCAACATTGTGATTAAACCTAACTATTTGGAAGCTGAAAAAAATCGGTTTAAATAG
- a CDS encoding ABC transporter permease, with translation MFGKMIFGVITRQKKKLMLIALTIALGVSLATAMLNVMFDVGDKVNQELKAYGANLNIVPKGAAFINDMYQLDEDNQNEASQFINEDQLVKIKMIFWAYNIVDFAPYLSIAAEVDHHPVKVVGTWFDKHLQIPTGDEVNTGMLAMKSWWQIEGNPMTDDNLQSAMIGESLAKRLNLKIGDKITIDSPKNHNSMALTIHNIFHSGGIEDNEIYVTLSTAQELANKKGLVERVEVSALTTPENELARRAAQDPNSLSRNEWDIWYCTAYISSIAYQLEEVMPDVRVKAIMQVAESEGAILQKTQLLMILLTVLSLICSALAISNLVTANVIERSTEIGLLKALGASNSAVALLIIIEMLIIGLIGGVIGYFMGLGFAQIIGHTVFGSSVEIKMLIIPLVGLMVLFITLIGSLPALKMMMFLKPIDVLHGR, from the coding sequence ATGTTTGGCAAAATGATATTTGGGGTAATAACCCGTCAAAAAAAGAAATTAATGTTGATTGCGCTTACTATTGCATTAGGAGTTTCATTAGCAACAGCAATGCTTAACGTGATGTTTGATGTAGGTGATAAAGTAAATCAAGAACTTAAAGCCTATGGTGCCAATTTGAATATCGTACCTAAAGGGGCGGCTTTTATAAATGATATGTATCAACTTGATGAAGATAATCAAAACGAAGCCTCACAATTTATTAATGAAGATCAGTTAGTAAAAATTAAGATGATATTTTGGGCTTATAATATTGTCGATTTTGCCCCTTATTTAAGTATTGCCGCTGAAGTCGATCATCATCCTGTAAAAGTAGTGGGGACTTGGTTTGATAAACATTTACAAATTCCAACGGGTGACGAAGTTAATACGGGAATGTTAGCCATGAAATCGTGGTGGCAGATTGAAGGTAACCCAATGACGGATGATAATTTACAATCCGCTATGATTGGGGAAAGTCTAGCTAAGCGGTTGAATTTAAAGATTGGAGATAAAATTACAATAGATTCTCCTAAAAACCATAATAGCATGGCGTTGACTATCCATAATATTTTTCATAGCGGAGGAATTGAGGATAATGAAATTTACGTTACATTATCCACTGCGCAAGAACTAGCAAATAAAAAAGGGTTAGTTGAACGGGTTGAAGTCAGTGCATTAACCACGCCTGAAAATGAGCTTGCACGACGCGCAGCGCAAGATCCTAATAGCTTATCAAGAAATGAATGGGATATTTGGTATTGTACTGCTTACATCAGTTCAATCGCCTATCAACTTGAAGAGGTCATGCCTGATGTTAGAGTTAAAGCTATCATGCAAGTAGCTGAATCTGAAGGGGCTATTTTACAAAAAACACAATTACTTATGATCTTATTGACCGTACTTTCTTTAATTTGTTCAGCACTCGCCATTTCCAATTTAGTTACCGCAAATGTAATTGAACGTAGTACAGAAATCGGCTTGTTGAAAGCGTTAGGCGCAAGCAATAGTGCCGTTGCGCTATTAATCATCATTGAAATGTTAATTATTGGTTTGATCGGTGGTGTGATTGGTTATTTTATGGGGCTTGGCTTTGCTCAAATTATAGGTCACACAGTATTTGGTTCGTCTGTTGAAATAAAAATGTTGATCATTCCGTTAGTAGGATTAATGGTACTTTTCATAACGTTAATTGGTAGCTTACCAGCGTTGAAAATGATGATGTTTTTAAAACCTATTGACGTTCTACATGGTCGATAA
- a CDS encoding AbrB family transcriptional regulator: MNQNFRTLLYWIGVLVLSALFISVLYYKQIPGAFLLGPMLAGIIFGLNNTNLSVAKPLFNLSQGILGCLTAEAITANVIYSLMSYWQLAFIITGSTIIISALLGSILYRFSSLPGSTAIWGVMPGGASAMVGISGDYGADPRLVALIQYLRVIFVVFMLASFAHFFSEHHGIQSSTQSLEIFPKPSLNLIYTILVAIIGVYITKLIKFPSGRILLPMAIGAILQINGVLTLETPQWLLMICSGSIGLSVGLRFNVVLIKLAIKTLPIILMTILLMLVFCLVQAIVMHFYLGVDYLTCFLATSPGGLDTSVIIALDTHSNLELILPLQILRFFSVLVFGPILARYLSKKLNLS; this comes from the coding sequence CTTTATTTATATCGGTATTATATTATAAGCAAATACCCGGCGCTTTCTTATTAGGCCCCATGTTAGCTGGTATTATTTTCGGACTCAATAATACTAATCTTTCGGTTGCAAAACCACTCTTTAATCTATCTCAAGGCATCTTAGGATGTTTAACTGCCGAGGCGATTACAGCCAATGTTATTTATAGTCTTATGTCATATTGGCAATTAGCTTTTATTATTACCGGTTCGACTATCATTATTAGTGCGTTATTAGGAAGTATTCTCTATCGGTTTTCATCTTTACCAGGTTCCACTGCAATTTGGGGAGTTATGCCTGGTGGGGCATCCGCTATGGTAGGCATTAGTGGAGACTATGGTGCTGATCCACGTTTAGTCGCATTGATTCAGTATTTACGAGTCATTTTTGTCGTCTTTATGCTAGCCTCATTTGCACATTTTTTTAGTGAACACCACGGCATACAATCTTCCACACAGTCATTGGAAATATTTCCTAAACCAAGTTTAAATCTGATTTATACCATACTTGTGGCCATTATTGGGGTTTATATCACCAAACTGATTAAATTCCCTTCAGGTCGTATATTATTGCCAATGGCAATAGGTGCAATTTTACAAATTAATGGTGTTTTAACATTAGAAACACCTCAATGGTTATTAATGATATGTTCTGGTTCAATTGGTTTATCTGTTGGACTACGATTTAATGTGGTATTAATTAAATTAGCTATTAAAACGTTGCCTATAATATTGATGACGATATTATTAATGTTAGTTTTTTGTTTAGTTCAAGCCATCGTAATGCATTTTTATTTAGGAGTAGATTATTTAACTTGTTTTTTAGCTACTAGTCCAGGGGGGTTAGATACCTCAGTTATTATTGCTTTAGATACCCATTCAAATTTAGAACTGATTTTACCTTTACAAATTCTACGTTTTTTTAGTGTGTTAGTTTTTGGTCCGATACTAGCACGTTATCTCTCAAAAAAATTAAATTTATCATAA
- a CDS encoding ABC transporter permease, with protein MINKNKLFLIKALISSLVRRRSRILVALLATAIGATVLLGMITLCFDIPRQMGKEFRSYGANLIFTPAGNNTTINFEQVKLAIQNIPKEQLIGVTPFRYLAIRSNVVPYTLVGTDFQQIAHTSPFWQIEGQFPSKDDEIMIGIDIANYAHLSIGDTMPIAGKTKQNDHFEQNFKISGIVKTGKTEDNFIFVNLTKLEELLEEQDEVEVVELSISAPEVELQNYITIIKQDFPLIEPHLIKWVTQSETQVLGKLASLLFLVTSVVLILTMICVATTMMTVVIERRKEIGLKKALGAENSDIAQEFLAESVILGFIGGLIGSVCGLLFAQIISREVFGRSIACEYYLIPVTIIITIVVTVVACLIPVKRAVNVEPGLVLRGE; from the coding sequence ATGATAAACAAGAATAAATTATTTCTAATCAAAGCATTAATCAGCTCTTTGGTTCGTCGGCGTTCGCGTATTTTAGTTGCCTTGCTGGCTACGGCAATTGGTGCCACAGTACTTTTAGGCATGATCACGCTATGTTTTGATATTCCACGTCAAATGGGAAAGGAATTTCGTTCATATGGTGCTAATCTTATTTTCACTCCAGCCGGCAACAATACAACGATTAATTTTGAACAGGTAAAACTAGCAATCCAGAATATTCCAAAGGAACAATTGATTGGTGTGACACCGTTTCGGTATTTAGCAATCCGCAGCAATGTCGTTCCCTACACTTTGGTCGGCACTGATTTTCAACAAATTGCTCATACGAGTCCCTTTTGGCAAATTGAGGGGCAGTTCCCGTCCAAAGACGATGAAATTATGATTGGTATTGATATAGCTAATTATGCACATTTATCTATTGGTGACACAATGCCAATAGCAGGCAAAACCAAACAAAATGATCATTTTGAGCAGAATTTCAAAATCAGCGGTATCGTTAAAACAGGTAAAACAGAAGATAATTTTATTTTTGTTAATCTAACTAAACTTGAAGAATTGCTTGAAGAACAAGATGAAGTTGAAGTCGTAGAACTTAGTATTAGTGCTCCAGAAGTTGAGTTGCAAAATTATATCACAATTATCAAACAAGATTTCCCTCTAATTGAACCGCATCTTATTAAATGGGTGACTCAATCAGAGACACAAGTATTAGGTAAATTAGCATCTTTACTATTTCTTGTGACTTCCGTCGTATTAATTTTGACGATGATATGTGTTGCAACCACTATGATGACAGTAGTTATTGAACGGCGTAAAGAGATCGGCCTAAAAAAAGCGTTAGGCGCAGAAAATAGCGATATAGCGCAAGAGTTTTTGGCTGAAAGTGTTATTTTAGGTTTTATTGGTGGATTAATAGGTTCTGTTTGTGGATTGTTATTTGCACAAATCATTAGTCGAGAAGTATTTGGGCGATCCATTGCGTGTGAATATTATTTAATTCCAGTTACGATAATTATCACTATTGTTGTTACAGTTGTTGCTTGTTTGATTCCTGTTAAGCGTGCAGTAAACGTTGAACCTGGATTAGTATTACGTGGCGAATAA
- a CDS encoding ABC transporter ATP-binding protein gives MNILEVNDVSKNYDSLYALSNINMSVGEGKWLSIMGPSGSGKSTLMNIIGCMDKPSKGSVILDGQDITKLSLTELTAIRRDKIGLIFQQFHLVSYLTALENVMLAQYYHSMVDESEALNALERVGLAARAKHLPNQLSGGEQQRVCIARALINYPKLILADEPTGNLDEANESLVLDLLHQLHEEGSSIIVVTHSPEVAKHAETTVVLEHGKVAKIINNRI, from the coding sequence ATGAATATCCTTGAAGTAAATGATGTTTCTAAAAATTATGATTCTTTATATGCCCTTTCTAATATAAATATGTCAGTTGGCGAAGGAAAATGGTTATCAATAATGGGACCTTCGGGTAGTGGTAAGAGTACCTTAATGAATATCATTGGATGTATGGACAAACCTTCGAAGGGATCAGTTATTTTAGACGGACAAGATATCACTAAATTATCTTTAACCGAACTTACAGCTATTAGGCGTGATAAAATTGGTTTAATATTTCAACAATTCCATTTAGTTTCTTATCTTACCGCTTTAGAAAATGTTATGTTAGCGCAGTATTATCATAGTATGGTTGATGAAAGTGAGGCTCTTAATGCTTTAGAACGTGTAGGGTTAGCAGCAAGGGCGAAACATTTACCTAATCAGTTATCGGGTGGTGAACAGCAACGTGTGTGCATAGCTCGAGCATTGATTAATTACCCAAAATTAATTTTAGCAGATGAACCGACGGGAAATCTTGATGAAGCAAATGAATCTTTGGTATTAGATTTATTACATCAATTGCATGAAGAGGGTAGTTCAATTATAGTCGTTACCCATTCCCCTGAAGTTGCTAAGCATGCCGAAACGACAGTAGTTCTTGAACACGGTAAAGTCGCTAAAATTATAAATAATCGAATATAA
- a CDS encoding DUF4418 family protein, whose translation MSKYIVAILISLIGLLIILVPTFLLPVCSPIEVINGDMHNHTSYKFMKCHWTSQAEIGIGSVILVIGIFMLLMKSHLVRLGMSLSLIVIALLVAAIPTVLIGVCPGETMACHIGTLPGLLLLSMTLLIICSINAFYLKRHN comes from the coding sequence ATGAGTAAATATATAGTTGCGATTCTGATAAGCTTAATTGGTTTACTAATTATTTTAGTGCCAACTTTTTTATTACCAGTTTGCTCACCTATTGAAGTGATAAATGGTGATATGCATAATCATACGAGTTATAAATTTATGAAATGTCACTGGACATCGCAAGCTGAAATCGGTATTGGGTCTGTTATTTTAGTAATAGGCATATTCATGTTATTAATGAAATCCCATCTTGTTCGGTTAGGGATGAGCTTATCCTTAATTGTTATTGCCTTACTCGTAGCAGCGATACCTACTGTATTAATTGGTGTTTGTCCCGGAGAGACCATGGCATGCCATATTGGTACTTTACCTGGGCTATTGCTTTTAAGTATGACACTTTTAATTATTTGTAGTATTAATGCTTTTTATCTCAAACGTCACAACTAA
- a CDS encoding FTR1 family iron permease produces the protein MKRFLTIFVLLLSSIFIFQTSAEAAKTKYESWNALIDEMDIILNQAYDAYFIKDVTGAKDLVNKAYFGFYEKHGIERAVMSYISGQRGTDTEYQFAKIKRLMTDNAPNKVVRTEIDTILKMLHEDANELDGKQDSGWGTFLAALIIILREGTEAILVIAAITAYLVRSGNKSYVKIVYWSSFAAVIASILAAIAIQVVFDISGANQEMIEGVAMLLATIVLFFVSNWMLSKSEAQAWKNYVEGKVKMAVATGSGVALGGAAFLSVFREGAETILFYQAMIADAKDHISMVFLGLGVGCLLLVAIFMIIRFGSLKLPLKAFFIGTSILMYLLAVVFAGGGIKELQEADIIPVTPVNYIRSIDLLGIYPTVETLVPQVFMLLVVVVSFIYLKSRKVK, from the coding sequence GTGAAACGGTTTTTAACTATTTTTGTATTACTATTATCAAGTATTTTTATTTTTCAGACCTCAGCAGAGGCTGCTAAAACGAAATATGAAAGTTGGAATGCACTGATCGATGAAATGGATATTATCCTAAATCAAGCCTACGATGCTTATTTTATTAAGGATGTTACAGGTGCTAAAGATTTGGTAAATAAAGCTTACTTTGGTTTTTATGAGAAGCATGGTATTGAACGCGCTGTTATGTCCTACATTTCAGGTCAACGAGGAACAGATACAGAGTATCAATTTGCTAAGATCAAACGGTTGATGACTGATAATGCACCGAATAAAGTTGTTCGCACTGAAATTGATACAATTCTCAAAATGCTCCATGAAGATGCCAATGAATTAGATGGCAAGCAAGATAGTGGTTGGGGTACATTCTTAGCTGCATTGATTATTATTTTACGTGAGGGAACAGAAGCCATTCTTGTCATTGCTGCAATTACTGCATATTTAGTTCGTTCTGGTAATAAATCATATGTCAAAATTGTTTATTGGAGTTCCTTTGCAGCAGTTATAGCCAGTATTTTGGCAGCCATAGCGATTCAGGTTGTATTTGACATTAGTGGTGCGAATCAGGAAATGATCGAAGGTGTCGCGATGTTATTAGCAACGATAGTATTATTCTTTGTTAGTAACTGGATGTTATCGAAATCTGAAGCACAAGCTTGGAAAAACTACGTAGAGGGTAAGGTTAAAATGGCCGTTGCCACTGGAAGTGGTGTTGCATTGGGTGGTGCAGCTTTTCTGTCAGTTTTTCGCGAAGGTGCGGAAACAATTTTATTTTATCAAGCAATGATTGCAGATGCTAAAGATCATATTAGCATGGTATTTTTAGGTTTAGGTGTTGGATGTTTGTTATTGGTTGCTATCTTTATGATCATTCGTTTTGGTAGTCTAAAGTTGCCATTAAAGGCATTTTTTATTGGTACCAGTATATTAATGTATCTACTTGCCGTTGTATTTGCCGGTGGTGGCATCAAAGAATTGCAGGAAGCGGATATTATTCCAGTAACACCAGTTAATTATATTCGTTCGATTGATTTATTGGGAATCTATCCAACGGTTGAAACATTAGTACCACAAGTCTTCATGTTGTTAGTTGTTGTTGTTTCGTTTATTTATTTAAAAAGTCGAAAAGTTAAATAA
- a CDS encoding iron transporter produces MKKLAVAVGVSSILALSSFAYAAAPAPDEVAGFEEFPIGDEVTVGPLHISGVYFQPVDMEPAGMGGLPASKSDMHLEADISATEDNNLGYGAGDFVPYLTVKYKIQKAGSNKVIEGNFMPMNASDGPHYGNNVKLDGAGKYKITFIIENPEKQGYLLHVDKETGVDGRFWKKPIEVSWDFDFIPRVW; encoded by the coding sequence ATGAAAAAGTTAGCTGTCGCTGTGGGTGTATCATCAATTTTAGCTTTATCCTCTTTTGCTTATGCCGCGGCACCAGCACCCGATGAAGTTGCTGGTTTCGAAGAGTTCCCAATTGGAGATGAAGTAACGGTTGGACCTCTACATATTTCTGGTGTTTATTTTCAACCAGTTGATATGGAACCTGCTGGAATGGGTGGTCTTCCTGCGTCAAAATCAGACATGCATTTAGAAGCTGATATTTCAGCAACAGAAGATAATAATTTAGGATATGGTGCAGGTGATTTTGTTCCTTACTTAACGGTTAAATATAAAATTCAAAAAGCAGGTAGCAATAAAGTAATTGAAGGTAATTTTATGCCGATGAATGCATCTGATGGTCCTCATTATGGTAATAATGTGAAATTAGATGGTGCAGGAAAATACAAAATCACCTTTATTATTGAAAACCCAGAAAAACAAGGTTACTTGTTACATGTTGATAAGGAAACAGGTGTTGATGGTCGATTCTGGAAAAAACCAATTGAAGTATCTTGGGATTTTGATTTTATTCCACGTGTTTGGTAA
- a CDS encoding ABC transporter permease, giving the protein MQRIKQIKSLSINSLAWRNLTQKPFRTVCLIIITLLFSATLFGGSILTKNLSDGISGMASRLGADILIVPYGYEKQLEVALLRGEPSTFYLKADLADKIKTIEGVTAVSSQMFIASLSAGCCSSKVQLIGFDQATDFVITPWMQQHLTKTLQANEVVIGSKIQADIGDEIIFYNQPFRVAAKMDSTGMGFDTSVFMSMDTAYNLMKKANLLSGDVDHIKDYVSSLFIRVNPNYQPKMIVNQIMQKYATEYNLDFIITKGMISNIYNWLTTFSFIIYGLAIIFWILAIAVIFIVYSSTINERRREVGILRILGASRRMLVKMLFTESIIISFIGGIMGIMISAILLIAFRMLICQSLGLPCANVTLSSGIECALWVFLLTLIIAPLASVYSILSITRTDSYQTFREGE; this is encoded by the coding sequence ATGCAAAGAATAAAGCAAATTAAATCGCTATCGATAAATAGCCTTGCATGGCGTAACTTAACTCAAAAACCATTTAGAACGGTTTGTTTGATTATCATAACATTGCTTTTTTCAGCGACATTATTTGGTGGTAGTATTTTAACCAAAAACTTGAGTGATGGTATCTCTGGAATGGCTAGTCGATTAGGGGCTGATATTCTTATTGTCCCTTATGGATATGAAAAACAGCTTGAAGTTGCTTTATTGCGTGGTGAGCCAAGTACCTTTTATTTAAAAGCAGATCTTGCAGATAAAATCAAAACTATTGAGGGTGTAACGGCTGTATCATCGCAAATGTTCATTGCATCCTTAAGTGCTGGATGCTGTAGTTCAAAAGTTCAGCTAATTGGATTCGATCAAGCAACTGACTTTGTAATTACACCTTGGATGCAGCAACACCTGACAAAAACTCTTCAAGCTAATGAAGTAGTGATAGGCTCAAAGATTCAGGCTGATATTGGTGATGAAATTATATTTTATAATCAGCCATTTCGTGTGGCAGCGAAAATGGATAGTACTGGAATGGGATTCGATACTTCAGTATTTATGTCGATGGATACTGCTTATAATTTAATGAAAAAAGCAAATTTACTCAGTGGTGATGTTGATCATATTAAAGATTATGTTTCCTCATTATTTATTCGAGTTAATCCTAACTATCAACCAAAAATGATCGTTAACCAAATTATGCAAAAATATGCTACTGAATATAATTTGGATTTTATTATAACTAAAGGAATGATCAGTAACATCTATAACTGGTTAACTACTTTTTCATTCATCATTTATGGATTAGCCATTATTTTCTGGATTTTAGCTATAGCTGTTATTTTTATTGTATATTCTTCAACAATTAATGAACGTAGGCGTGAAGTTGGTATATTACGTATATTAGGTGCTTCACGTCGTATGCTGGTGAAAATGTTATTCACTGAATCCATAATTATCAGTTTTATCGGTGGCATTATGGGGATTATGATATCGGCTATATTGCTCATAGCTTTTCGCATGTTAATTTGTCAGTCACTTGGTTTACCATGCGCAAATGTAACACTAAGTAGCGGTATAGAGTGTGCATTATGGGTATTTTTACTTACATTGATCATTGCTCCACTGGCTAGTGTTTACTCGATATTATCCATAACAAGAACAGATAGTTATCAAACATTTAGAGAGGGTGAATAA